The Flavobacteriales bacterium genome includes the window GAAACTAAAGAATGTATAATCATAGATCCTGGTTGCTATGATGAGCAGGAGCAAAAAACTTTAGAAAAATTTATTGCAGAAAATGAACTTAAGCCTGTTCAGCTTATCAATACCCACTGCCATATAGACCATGTTTTAGGAAATAATTTTGTAGCTCATAAATGGAATTTGGATTTGGCTATGCACGAATTAGATTTGCCCACGCTCCATTCTGTAAAAGATTACTGTACAGTCTATGGTTTTCACAATTATGAAGAAAGCCCTCAGCCCACACGATTTTTAGAGGAAGGTGGACAAATAAAATTTGGAAAAAGCACATTAGACATTCTATTTACTCCAGGACACGCACCGGGACATATCGTATTGCACAGCTCCAAACAGCACTTTGTTATTGGCGGCGATGTGTTGTTTCAAATGAGTATTGGAAGAACTGATTTGCCAGGTGGTGATTTCGACACACTCATTACAAGTATAAAAGAAAAATTATTTTCACTAGATGATGAAACCACCGTTTATTGTGGTCATGGCCCTAGTACAAATATCGGCTTCGAAAAAGCCAATAACCCGTTCTTGAAATGACCACTTATATTTGAACAACAAAAAACAATTTTCAATAATGACAGATGGCTTGTCCAAAAAACAAAAGAATATAATTATTGAAGGGCTAAAAAATCATTCCACTCTCCTTTCATAATCCAATATAAGTAGATAATAGGTAAACACTCCAAATGCATACAGAGCTGCTGTGATATAAAAAATATAAGCGTAGGGCATATCCATACTTTTTAAAAATCTAAATATTTGAGAACTGAAATACCAACTGCCACTCCAAATTGCAGCAGTAACCGCAGACAATATTTCTTGGTTCTCTTTACCCACATAATTCATAGTTAATTCAGAGGTCATAGGCGCAGCCATATTCATTAAGGGTGTGCGAACCCAAAAGCATAAAATCGCTAGTGGCAGAGCCCACCAATATTCCACAAAAAATTCAGTTGTCGCTAAGGCTACCAAAGCTAAGACAGCAATTGACTGAGTTAGAGTAATCCCTTTTTTAAAGCCTAATTTATCTTTGACTTTAGGAACTAACAAAGCCATAAAAGCGACAAGTAAACTAGCCCCACCACCTATGAGTGCAAACTCTGATGAATCCACACCAAAGTCGTGATAGAAAAATAGATTGATGAAAGGAATAGTCAGTCCTGCCCCAATAGAAATAATAACTGTTGGTACTATTGCTTTGGTCAACAAATTCCAGTTGTACGACCTCCATTGAATGCCTTTCTTTTCCGCCACCACATCATCTGTCTTTAATTGGAATAAGAAAAACACCCCGACCACACCAATTAATGAGATGAACAGAAGGATTGTGCCTTCATCAATATTCTTCATTAATCGACTTAAAACAAAAATGATAATACTACAACTAATAGTTCCAAAACTATGTGTTGCATAATTCAAGGATATAGCATGTGATTGATTTTCTTTTGATGTGTTTCTCATGATATAAGGCAACGTACTGACTTGAAAACAGGTAAACACTACACCCCAAAAAATAAACATAAAGGGCAATAGTGTAAACAACTGGTTGCGAATGGCTAATATCATACCAATGGCAACCAGTGGCACTCCTAAACTACCTAGCATAAAGAAAGGCTTTAACCGCTTTCCTTTTATATAAAATCCTAAAGGAAAAGCTAATACCATTACTGCTAAAAAGCGGTAGGATATGAAATTTGCTATCTCAGGATCGCTAAAGCCCTCTTTGGCTAAATAAATATTGAGAATAAGAAAAAAGGCAGATCCAATTAGCTGGATAAAAAACTCTGCTTTTATCATCAGCAAGACGTGCTTTTCTAGCTGTATATACGATTTTAAAATATTCCTCAAGCTATTAAACTAAGCATCAACTGTTCCACCTCTTCACTATCCCACATACTTTCAATGTTCGGAACTTTCATAACCTCTTGCATCAGCTGCTCTTGTTGTTGACCTATTTTCCATGCTTCAGAATAGCGAATATTACTGAAGGATACCATCGAGTACAAAGGCAACCACTTGTCAGGATATTTTTTAGAAAAGTGTAATTCTATTTTTTTCTGAAGTAAAAAATTGGGGTCAGCTGTTTTGTCACGCATAACAATAAAGTTGTGCATGGATAAATCTTGCACTCCATCGCCATCAGGTTTTCTTATTTCAGAATATTCTTTAAAACAAGACTTCCAATCATCGCCATGTTTTTCCATAAGTTGATCCAACACAAAACAACCTTCAAAACCTGCATTCATACCTTGTCCATAAAAAGGAACAGTAGCATGAGCAGCATCGCCGATTAGCAGCACCTTATCTTCCACCACCCAAGGATCACATCGCATAATAGCTAATGATGAAGTTGGGTTTTGAAAATACTCCTCTACTAGATTTGGAATTAAATCTAAAGTGTCTGGAAAAACTTCTTTGAAAAAGTCAAATACTTGTTTTTCGGTTTTTAAATTATTAAAGGAGTACTCGCCTTCAAAAGGAAAAAATAAAGTGCAGGTAAAACTTCCATCCATATTTGGCAATGCAATTAGCATATAACTTCCTCGAGGCCATATGTGTAATGCGTTAACTTCAAGCTGATGTGTTCCATCTGAGTTGGCAGGTATTGACAACTCTTTATAACCATGCTCGATATAATTCTGCGAGTACTGAAACCTATCTTGTTTCATCATTTTAGAGCGAATAACAGAATATGCTCCGTCTGCTCCAATAATCATATCAGCATCTATGACTTTCTGTTGGCCGTCTTTATGCTCAAAAGTTGCCGATGCTGTTGTTAAATCTACATCACTGCATTTGTAGTTGAAATGCATATTTACATTATCTTGTTCTCCTGCTAAATTCATTAGCAATTGATTAAGCCCACCACGAGAAACCGAATAAATAGCTTCACCATCTTGACCATACTGTTGGTCAGTAAGCGTACCATCAATAGCATGCATCACTCTTTTGTACATTGGTATAGCCATCTTCTCAACTTCTTTATCCACTCCAACTGCTTTGAGAGCATTCCAACCTCTTGCAGATAATGCCAAATTTATTGAACGACCTGCTGACAGTTCAACCTTTCTCATATCTGGTCTTCTTTCAAATACTTCAACTTGAAAACCTCTTTTTGATAAATAGATAGCCTCTAAAGACCCAACTAATCCGGCTCCTGCAATAGTTACTTTTTTTCTCATGATAATGCTTTTTCTATAATTTGACCTAATTGGTATACATCTTCAAATGTGTTATATAGTGGAACAGGCGCTAAACGAATAACATTAGGCTCCCTCCAATCTGCAATGACTCCATGCTTGGTGATAAAATCAAACATGGATTTTCCTTGTCCATGACATAAAACTGACAACTGACATCCTCTATATCTCTCCTCTTTTGGAGTTATAATTTCTAAATCGCAATTGTCATAACGTTCAGAAATATCATTAAAAACAAACTCCATGAAATTAGTTAGCTTCCTGCTTTTTGCAACTAATTTTGACATACCAACTTCATCAAAAATATCCATACTTGCCTTACAAGGCGCCATAGCAAAGACAGGAGCATTACTCAATTGCCAACCTTGAGCTCCTTGCATAGGAACAAAATTCTTTTCCATCAAAAAACGACGCTCTTCATCGTGACCCCACCATCCTGAGAAACGTGGCAAACTGGAATTTTTAGCATGCTTTTGATGAACAAAAATACCAGACACACTCCCTGGTCCTGAATTAAGGTATTTGTACGAACACCAACAAGCAAAATCAACATCCCAATCGTGTAATTTAAGCTCTATATTTCCGACGCCATGCGCTAAATCAAAGCCAACAAAAGCATCTTGACTGTGAGCTCTTTGAGTAATCTTACGCATATCAAAGACTTGTCCGGTGTAATAATTCACCCCGCCCCAAAAAACTAATGCTAACTCATCGCCAACTTCATCTATTTTAGAGATTATATCTTCTTCTCTTATGGTGTGTTCACCATCACGTGGTGACACTTCAATAATGGTATCAGCAGGATTCAATCCATGAAATTTAACTTGGCTTTCAAGCATATACTGATCAGAAGGAAAAGCTTTTGCTTCACAAATAATCTTAGTGCGCTTACCTTTAGGCTGATAGAAAGAAACCATCATTAAATGCAGGTTTACGCTCAATCCATTCATTGCAACGACCTCATCTTTATCTGCTCCAACTAATCGAGCAAATGGTTCTGACAAAATTTTATGATATGAAACCCAAGGGTTCTTAGCTTCAAAATGTCCTTCAACACCATACTTGGCCCAATCGTTCAGTTCTTGTTGTATAAAATCAGAGGTGCTTTTAGGCTGTAATCCTAAAGAGTTTCCTGTGAAATAAAGCGCTTCTTTTCCATTTACTTTTGGAATGTAAAATCGTTGCCTGTAAGCTGAAATTTTATCTTGCTTATCAGAATCTTGGGCGAATTCTAATGTGTTTTGCATGCTGTAAATTTAGGGTACGAAGATACCAAAAGCCAATGGTATAACGAAAATTAGTAATAACATTAAAATACTTGCTCCCTCAATCCAAAAGGAAAAAAAGAAAGTGTTCTTTTCTTGAGAAGTTTTAAAAATCAGAATAGCTGTAAACACAGAACTCAGTAGTAAGGCCACCAGAACAGAAAGTGAAAAACCTCCAATGAAGAAGTGAACAATAGAAAGTAATTCAAATGCAGCTAAACTATATAATGCAATCATCTTAGCCTGTTCTTCCCCCCACAACTGCGGTATAGTTTTTAAAGAAAAATCGTCGTATTTCAAATCTCTGATATCAAATGGAATGGTTATTGCAATAACAAAACAAAAACGAGCCAGGAATAACAATAACGCATCTAAAGTAAGTAACATATCATTTTCTTCAGCAACTAAGACAACACTAACTATTGACCATACCAAAGCAATTAGAAAAATTTTAAGATAGGGCAGCTCACGTAAAGAGATTTTTTTACTTCCAAAAGGAAATAATTGAAGAGGATATAAAAAACTTATAAATGATGCCGGAACCAAGAACAACAAGACTGTAAGGGAAAGATTAACAGCAAAATAAATAGACAAAAACATCGAAATAAATGTAATTGACAATATAAATTTTCTATGTTTTTTCATCCAATTTAAATGAGCCGGTTGCATTTTATTTGGATTGAACCTTATTAAGCGTTGAAAATTATATATGAACAGCGTTGAAAAAAAGACAAAAGGCAAAATACTAGATTGATTTGAACCTAAAATCATAACTGTACTTTGACAAAGAGCAACGACACATAACGATACGTAAATGTTGGAATAAATAAAAAATTCTGTAGTTTTTCGAAGCAAATTCACCATTCAAAAATATAGAATATTAGTTGGTTAAATTACAACTTCATTTCATATTTTTGTACTTTAAAAATTTCGACCAATGAATCAGTTCTCAGAGCGCCATATAGGCCCACGACCAAGCGACCAAGAAAGCATGCTGAATAAGATAGGCGTTTCATCAATGGATGAGCTTATTGACCTTGCACTACCGCCAGGTATTCGTCTACATAAAAAAATGGATTTACCACAAGCATTGAATGAGTCTGAATTGTTGGAACACATGAAAACCTTAGGTCAAAAAAATAAAAACTATAGATCGTACATAGGACTTGGATATTACAACACTATTCTTCCAGGCGTAATACAAAGAAATATTTTAGAAAATCCAGGCTGGTATACTGCCTATACACCTTATCAGGCTGAAATTGCACAAGGACGACTTGAAGCATTATTAAATTATCAAACGATGGTCACCGATTTGACCGCTATGGAAATTGCTAACGCCTCGTTATTGGATGAGGGAACTGCAGCAGCTGAGGCTATGATTATGCTATTTAACGCTAGACATAAAGAAAAGAAAAAAGCAAAGTCAAAAACTTTTTTAGTGTCTAAAGATTGTTTACCACAAACCATAGACGTTTTAAAAACAAGGGCTACACCAATTGGAATAGAACTGCAAATTGTGGAACATTCTGATTTTATCTTTTCTGATGGTGTTTTCGGAATGCTGGTACAGTACCCTTGTAAATATGGTAATATTGAAAACTACAAAACCCTTGCTCAAGATGCCAAAAACAATAATGTAGGAATTGCAGTAGCTGCCGATTTATTAAGTCTTACACTTTTAACTCCTCCTGGTGAGTGGGGAGCAGATGTCGTAGTTGGCACTACTCAACGTTTTGGAATTCCTATGGGATACGGTGGTCCTCACGCTGGTTATTTTGCAACCAAAGAAAGTTTCAAAAGAAATATTCCAGGTAGAATTATTGGGGTAACGATTGACTCTCACGGAAAAAGAGCGTTAAGAATGGCTCTTCAAACCAGAGAACAACATATCAAAAGAGAAAGAGCAACAT containing:
- a CDS encoding MBL fold metallo-hydrolase, which codes for MIQIQSFIFNGFQENTYLLFDETKECIIIDPGCYDEQEQKTLEKFIAENELKPVQLINTHCHIDHVLGNNFVAHKWNLDLAMHELDLPTLHSVKDYCTVYGFHNYEESPQPTRFLEEGGQIKFGKSTLDILFTPGHAPGHIVLHSSKQHFVIGGDVLFQMSIGRTDLPGGDFDTLITSIKEKLFSLDDETTVYCGHGPSTNIGFEKANNPFLK
- a CDS encoding MFS transporter → MRNILKSYIQLEKHVLLMIKAEFFIQLIGSAFFLILNIYLAKEGFSDPEIANFISYRFLAVMVLAFPLGFYIKGKRLKPFFMLGSLGVPLVAIGMILAIRNQLFTLLPFMFIFWGVVFTCFQVSTLPYIMRNTSKENQSHAISLNYATHSFGTISCSIIIFVLSRLMKNIDEGTILLFISLIGVVGVFFLFQLKTDDVVAEKKGIQWRSYNWNLLTKAIVPTVIISIGAGLTIPFINLFFYHDFGVDSSEFALIGGGASLLVAFMALLVPKVKDKLGFKKGITLTQSIAVLALVALATTEFFVEYWWALPLAILCFWVRTPLMNMAAPMTSELTMNYVGKENQEILSAVTAAIWSGSWYFSSQIFRFLKSMDMPYAYIFYITAALYAFGVFTYYLLILDYERRVE
- a CDS encoding NAD(P)/FAD-dependent oxidoreductase, producing the protein MRKKVTIAGAGLVGSLEAIYLSKRGFQVEVFERRPDMRKVELSAGRSINLALSARGWNALKAVGVDKEVEKMAIPMYKRVMHAIDGTLTDQQYGQDGEAIYSVSRGGLNQLLMNLAGEQDNVNMHFNYKCSDVDLTTASATFEHKDGQQKVIDADMIIGADGAYSVIRSKMMKQDRFQYSQNYIEHGYKELSIPANSDGTHQLEVNALHIWPRGSYMLIALPNMDGSFTCTLFFPFEGEYSFNNLKTEKQVFDFFKEVFPDTLDLIPNLVEEYFQNPTSSLAIMRCDPWVVEDKVLLIGDAAHATVPFYGQGMNAGFEGCFVLDQLMEKHGDDWKSCFKEYSEIRKPDGDGVQDLSMHNFIVMRDKTADPNFLLQKKIELHFSKKYPDKWLPLYSMVSFSNIRYSEAWKIGQQQEQLMQEVMKVPNIESMWDSEEVEQLMLSLIA
- the kynU gene encoding kynureninase, with protein sequence MQNTLEFAQDSDKQDKISAYRQRFYIPKVNGKEALYFTGNSLGLQPKSTSDFIQQELNDWAKYGVEGHFEAKNPWVSYHKILSEPFARLVGADKDEVVAMNGLSVNLHLMMVSFYQPKGKRTKIICEAKAFPSDQYMLESQVKFHGLNPADTIIEVSPRDGEHTIREEDIISKIDEVGDELALVFWGGVNYYTGQVFDMRKITQRAHSQDAFVGFDLAHGVGNIELKLHDWDVDFACWCSYKYLNSGPGSVSGIFVHQKHAKNSSLPRFSGWWGHDEERRFLMEKNFVPMQGAQGWQLSNAPVFAMAPCKASMDIFDEVGMSKLVAKSRKLTNFMEFVFNDISERYDNCDLEIITPKEERYRGCQLSVLCHGQGKSMFDFITKHGVIADWREPNVIRLAPVPLYNTFEDVYQLGQIIEKALS